GGTATTGCACTGGCCTTGCAGTATGGCTTCAAGCGCGGCCTGTTCAGCAACGAGTCTGGCTTGGGCTCTGCTCCGTTGGTTGCCGCAAATGCGACCACGAAGAATCCCGCACGTCAGGCGCTCGTTTCCATGAGCGGCACGTTCTGGGATACGGTAATCATCTGTGCCATTACGGGCATCATGCTCGTTTCCACCATGCTGGCCAACCCCAGCATCGAGGCGGGCATCCTGGCGGGCGATATCACCGCGGCCGCCGAGCTTACCACCACGGCTTTTAGCTCCATTCCCGTGCTGGGTCCGTTGGTTTTGGCCGTGGGCATGATCCTGTTCACCTATTCCACTATGCTTGGCTGGTCCACGTACGGCAATCGCGCCGTTATGCACCTGTTCGGCAAGAAGGGCATTCGTCCGTATCAGGTGGTGTTCCTGCTCTTCGTGTTCTGGGGCTGCATTGGCGGCGGCGAGCTGGTGTGGAACATCTCCGACATCACCAACGCGCTCATGGCCGTTCCAAACTGCATCGCGGTTCTTGCTTTGGGCGGCGTCGTGGCTGCTGGCACGAATCACTACGTGTACGAGAAGAATCTCGACGAAGTGGACGAGGCGGTTATTCCGCAACTGCAGAAGTAGCGTCCCTCTGGCGAGGCTCATCTGGGCCCATTCAACGTTCACGTAGGTTTTTCTCTTTTCCATTCTATTTTCGGGCTTTTCGCTGTCTCGGCGAAAAGCCCGTGTTCTCATTGTTTCCCGCGCGCTACTATGGAACAAGTGTGCAAGCAGCATGGTCCATCCAATCCAAAGGAGTTCGGCTATGAAACCGTTGGAAATCAAGGGCATGGCAATCGGGGCGGGAGTTCCCAAAACCATTACGTCGCTTATGGCGCCCAATGTGCATGGCGCGCTCGAGGCGGCTCAGGAAGCTATTGCTGCTGGAGTGGACTGCTTGGAGTGGCGTGGTGATTTCTGCGCGAATAAGCATGATTTCGATTCTATGGTGCACGATGCGCGCCAGCTTGCCGCCTCGCTTCCCCATAATCCGCTTCTGTTTACCTTCCGCTCGGAAAGCCAGGGCGGTCAATGCACGCTTCCCGTAGAGGAGTACGTTGCTCTGAATCGCGTGCTCATCGAAGACGAGTTCATCGATATGGTCGACATCGAGACCTGGATTGGCGACAAGGCCGTACTCGACTTGGTGGAATGCGCGCATGCTCACGGCGTTGCCGCCGTGGTTTCCTATTACAATTTCCGGGGCACGCCCTCCGTCGAATGGATGGTTTCCCTGCTCACACATATGGTCGACCTGGGTGCCGACATTCCGAAGATCGCCACTATGGCCACGTGTCCACGCGATGCGCTGAACGTGCTTGCCGCTACCGACGAGGTGGCGCGCCTGCATACGGAGCGCCCTCTGCTCACCATGGCCATGGGTCCCACGGGCAGCCTTACGCGTGTGGCGGGGGAGATGTTCGGCAGCGCGCTTACGTTCGTGGCCGTGCAGAAGGCTTCCGCGCCCGGTCAGGTAGACGTGGCGCAGGCAAAGCGCATGATGGGCGACATCCATTCCACGTTGGCATAGGTATTTCGCCCTGCTTTGGCGGGGCACGTATATAGCATTGGTTTCTAACACGAAGAGGAGAGAACATGGGAGAATCGGCACGTATCAGCGGACACACTCACCTGATTACGCTCATTGGCAACCCCACGACGCATTCGCTGTCGCCCGCCACGCATAATCTTTCGTTCGAGCACGAGGGCATCGACACCGTGTACCTGTGCTTCGACGTGAAGGACAACGCTCAGCTTCCCAAGGTCATCGAGGCCATGAAGG
This genomic stretch from Denitrobacterium detoxificans harbors:
- the aroD gene encoding type I 3-dehydroquinate dehydratase, with the translated sequence MKPLEIKGMAIGAGVPKTITSLMAPNVHGALEAAQEAIAAGVDCLEWRGDFCANKHDFDSMVHDARQLAASLPHNPLLFTFRSESQGGQCTLPVEEYVALNRVLIEDEFIDMVDIETWIGDKAVLDLVECAHAHGVAAVVSYYNFRGTPSVEWMVSLLTHMVDLGADIPKIATMATCPRDALNVLAATDEVARLHTERPLLTMAMGPTGSLTRVAGEMFGSALTFVAVQKASAPGQVDVAQAKRMMGDIHSTLA